The Hymenobacter sp. GOD-10R genome includes a window with the following:
- a CDS encoding sugar O-acetyltransferase yields the protein MPTEKEKMLAGELYQANDPELVAERLCAKTLCHRYNQQPVELDKRVLSELLGYETDAHIETTFRCDYGYNIKLGRNFYANYNLVVLDCATVIIGDDVFLAPNVVISTAGHPVEAGPRVAGWEFAKPITIGNKVWLGAGVLIMPGVSIGDNAVIGAGSVVTRSIPANTVAVGNPCRVIRELPDQTS from the coding sequence ATGCCCACCGAAAAAGAGAAAATGCTAGCCGGCGAGTTGTACCAAGCCAACGACCCCGAGCTAGTGGCCGAGCGCTTATGCGCCAAAACGCTGTGCCACCGTTACAATCAGCAACCCGTGGAGCTAGACAAGCGCGTGCTGAGCGAACTGCTCGGCTACGAAACCGACGCGCACATTGAAACCACGTTCCGCTGCGACTACGGCTACAACATCAAGCTAGGTCGAAATTTCTACGCCAACTACAACCTAGTAGTGTTAGACTGCGCGACGGTTATCATTGGCGATGATGTGTTTCTGGCGCCGAATGTGGTGATCAGCACGGCTGGCCACCCAGTAGAAGCAGGACCTAGGGTAGCAGGTTGGGAATTTGCCAAGCCAATTACCATTGGCAATAAAGTATGGCTAGGCGCGGGTGTGCTGATAATGCCCGGCGTAAGCATCGGCGACAATGCAGTGATTGGGGCGGGCAGTGTGGTCACGCGCTCCATCCCAGCGAATACCGTGGCCGTGGGCAATCCGTGCCGCGTGATTCGCGAGTTACCGGATCAGACGAGTTAG